The following proteins are co-located in the Vidua macroura isolate BioBank_ID:100142 chromosome 1, ASM2450914v1, whole genome shotgun sequence genome:
- the LOC128810327 gene encoding ribosyldihydronicotinamide dehydrogenase [quinone]-like, whose translation MAGKKVLIVYAHQEPKSFNGSLLKIAVEELTKQGCSVTVSDLYAMQFEPRATRNDIVGHLHNSEAFDYGVETWEAYKRGELSKDLVEEQKKVQEADLLIFQFPLFWFNMPAILKGWMDRVLVQGFAYDLSKVYDGGLLQDKLSLFSFTTGGSKEKYAIRGDIRYLLWPMQHGIMHFCGVRVLEPHICYAPENVSEEKRKEMLAAWTQRLKTLWKEEPIDCSPEWYFK comes from the exons ATGGCAG GGAAAAAAGTCCTGATAGTCTATGCACATCAAGAGCCCAAGTCCTTCAATGGATCTTTGCTGAAGATTGCTGTGGAAGAGCTGACCAAGCAGGGCTGCAGCGTCACCGTGTCGGATTTATACGCCATGCAGTTTGAGCCCAGAGCAACAAGGAATGACATTGTTG GTCACCTGCACAACTCAGAAGCGTTCGATTATGGTGTGGAAACCTGGGAGGCTTACAAGAGAGGAGAGTTGTCCAAAGACCTGGttgaagagcagaagaaagtGCAGGAAGCAGACCTGCTGATTTTTCAG TTTCCCTTGTTTTGGTTCAACATGCCTGCAATCCTGAAGGGCTGGATGGACAGAGTCTTGGTCCAAGGCTTTGCTTATGATTTGTCAAAGGTTTATGATGGTGGTTTGCTCCAG GACAAATTatcattgttttctttcactacGGGAGGAAGCAAAGAGAAATATGCAATCAGAGGCGATATTCGCTATCTCCTATGGCCCATGCAG CATGGAATCATGCACTTCTGTGGTGTCAGAGTCCTTGAACCTCACATCTGTTATGCTCCAGAGAATGTCTctgaggagaagaggaaggagatgcTGGCTGCCTGGACCCAGCGTCTGAAGACTCTTTGGAAGGAAGAACCCATAGACTGCTCTCCTGAGTGGTATTTCAAGTAG
- the LOC128808935 gene encoding ribosyldihydronicotinamide dehydrogenase [quinone]-like isoform X2 → MCSGPRGAVLRQHQIIKSEAPQRSPTMAGKKVLIVYAHQEPKSFNGSLLKIAVEELTKQGCSVTVSDLYAMQFEPRATRNDIVGHLHNSEAFNYGVETWEAYKRGELSKDLVEEQKKVQEADLLIFQFPLFWFNMPAILKGWMDRVLVQGFAYDLSKVYDGGLLQDKLSLFSFTTGGSQEMYSKEGIGGDIRYVLWPMQHGIMHFCGVKVLEPHICYAPENVSEEKRKEMLAAWTQRLKTLWKEEPIDCSPEWYFK, encoded by the exons ATGTGCTCCGGGCCCCGAGGAGCAG TTCTCAGGCAGCACCAGATTATCAAGAGTGAAGCTCCCCAGCGCTCCCCAACAATGGCAG GGAAAAAAGTCCTGATAGTCTATGCACATCAAGAGCCCAAGTCCTTCAATGGATCTTTGCTGAAGATTGCTGTGGAAGAGCTGACCAAGCAGGGCTGCAGCGTCACCGTGTCGGATTTATACGCCATGCAGTTTGAGCCCAGAGCAACAAGGAATGACATTGTTG GTCACCTGCACAACTCAGAAGCGTTCAATTATGGTGTGGAAACCTGGGAGGCTTACAAGAGAGGAGAGTTGTCCAAAGACCTGGttgaagagcagaagaaagtGCAGGAAGCAGACCTGCTGATTTTTCAG TTTCCCTTGTTTTGGTTCAACATGCCTGCAATCCTGAAGGGCTGGATGGACAGAGTCTTGGTCCAAGGCTTTGCTTATGATTTGTCAAAGGTTTATGATGGTGGTTTGCTCCAG GACAAGTTATCCCTGTTTTCTTTCACCACGGGAGGAAGCCAAGAGATGTATTCAAAAGAAGGCATTGGTGGTGATATTCGCTATGTCCTGTGGCCCATGCAG caTGGAATCATGCACTTCTGTGGTGTCAAAGTCCTTGAACCTCACATCTGTTATGCTCCAGAGAATGTCTctgaggagaagaggaaggagatgcTGGCTGCCTGGACCCAGCGTCTGAAGACTCTTTGGAAGGAAGAACCCATAGACTGCTCTCCTGAGTGGTATTTCAAGTAG
- the LOC128808935 gene encoding ribosyldihydronicotinamide dehydrogenase [quinone]-like isoform X1, protein MCSGPRGAGSTRLSRVKLPSAPQQWQSPNGLLDFFLPPGKKVLIVYAHQEPKSFNGSLLKIAVEELTKQGCSVTVSDLYAMQFEPRATRNDIVGHLHNSEAFNYGVETWEAYKRGELSKDLVEEQKKVQEADLLIFQFPLFWFNMPAILKGWMDRVLVQGFAYDLSKVYDGGLLQDKLSLFSFTTGGSQEMYSKEGIGGDIRYVLWPMQHGIMHFCGVKVLEPHICYAPENVSEEKRKEMLAAWTQRLKTLWKEEPIDCSPEWYFK, encoded by the exons ATGTGCTCCGGGCCCCGAGGAGCAG GCAGCACCAGATTATCAAGAGTGAAGCTCCCCAGCGCTCCCCAACAATGGCAG AGTCCAAATGGTCTCCTGGATTTCTTTCTGCCTCCAGGGAAAAAAGTCCTGATAGTCTATGCACATCAAGAGCCCAAGTCCTTCAATGGATCTTTGCTGAAGATTGCTGTGGAAGAGCTGACCAAGCAGGGCTGCAGCGTCACCGTGTCGGATTTATACGCCATGCAGTTTGAGCCCAGAGCAACAAGGAATGACATTGTTG GTCACCTGCACAACTCAGAAGCGTTCAATTATGGTGTGGAAACCTGGGAGGCTTACAAGAGAGGAGAGTTGTCCAAAGACCTGGttgaagagcagaagaaagtGCAGGAAGCAGACCTGCTGATTTTTCAG TTTCCCTTGTTTTGGTTCAACATGCCTGCAATCCTGAAGGGCTGGATGGACAGAGTCTTGGTCCAAGGCTTTGCTTATGATTTGTCAAAGGTTTATGATGGTGGTTTGCTCCAG GACAAGTTATCCCTGTTTTCTTTCACCACGGGAGGAAGCCAAGAGATGTATTCAAAAGAAGGCATTGGTGGTGATATTCGCTATGTCCTGTGGCCCATGCAG caTGGAATCATGCACTTCTGTGGTGTCAAAGTCCTTGAACCTCACATCTGTTATGCTCCAGAGAATGTCTctgaggagaagaggaaggagatgcTGGCTGCCTGGACCCAGCGTCTGAAGACTCTTTGGAAGGAAGAACCCATAGACTGCTCTCCTGAGTGGTATTTCAAGTAG